One Atribacterota bacterium genomic window carries:
- a CDS encoding NADH-quinone oxidoreductase subunit H, with protein MSGSSILIFILKIVSALIIAVIGILVGLFYKGIDRKLAAMMQSRVGPPVRQPFLDFFKLMIKENIVPENAIPWIFNGAPMLALVSTITILFYIPYGSLPALFGNSGDLILIAYLLAIPAIALVAGGFSSGSTYASIGAQREMVLMMSYELPLVTTIVALGWRLNLAYPGLKVFSLAVLSANPIWSLVGPLGFIGAILLLFTLAIVTPAELSIVPFDIPEAETELAGGILVEYSGRNLALFELANAVKMIVMGALTVVLFFPYNIAHLFSLNGFFAYIVDTLFFFFKLFIVIFFEATFIRVAIARLKIDQASVAYLVFLSIVGLMGLLLIAIDYII; from the coding sequence ATGAGTGGGAGCAGTATTTTAATCTTTATTCTCAAAATTGTTAGCGCTCTAATAATTGCTGTAATTGGTATATTGGTAGGTTTATTCTATAAAGGCATTGATCGTAAATTAGCTGCTATGATGCAATCCCGGGTAGGACCTCCGGTTAGACAGCCTTTTCTTGATTTTTTTAAGCTAATGATAAAGGAAAATATCGTTCCCGAAAATGCTATTCCCTGGATTTTTAATGGTGCACCAATGCTAGCTCTGGTTTCCACAATTACCATTTTATTTTATATTCCTTATGGTTCGCTACCAGCATTGTTTGGAAATTCTGGTGATTTGATATTAATTGCCTATCTGCTGGCTATACCAGCAATTGCCCTGGTAGCTGGTGGTTTTTCTTCAGGATCTACTTATGCCAGTATTGGAGCACAAAGAGAGATGGTTTTGATGATGAGTTATGAACTCCCTCTGGTTACTACCATTGTTGCTTTAGGGTGGAGATTAAATTTGGCCTACCCCGGATTAAAGGTTTTTTCCTTAGCAGTTTTAAGTGCTAATCCTATCTGGAGTTTAGTTGGCCCGCTGGGTTTTATTGGCGCCATATTGTTGCTCTTTACCTTAGCTATTGTAACTCCAGCAGAGTTATCCATTGTTCCTTTTGATATTCCTGAAGCAGAAACCGAACTGGCAGGAGGCATCTTGGTGGAGTATTCTGGTCGAAATTTAGCCTTATTTGAACTGGCTAATGCAGTAAAAATGATAGTAATGGGAGCCTTGACTGTTGTTTTATTTTTCCCATATAATATTGCCCATTTATTTTCATTAAATGGCTTCTTTGCCTATATTGTCGATACGTTATTCTTTTTCTTTAAATTATTCATTGTCATATTCTTTGAAGCAACCTTTATTAGAGTTGCTATAGCACGTTTAAAAATTGATCAAGCTTCAGTTGCTTATTTAGTATTTCTTTCTATAGTTGGTTTGATGGGTTTATTATTGATAGCTATTGATTATATTATCTAA
- a CDS encoding 4Fe-4S binding protein — protein MPTPIVFELIKQLFHRPATNCFPVKYYPSQTTVTDLIKKVQDGQVKINSPVTVPEKFRGKIVYDREKCIGCRLCVRVCPSRAIEFLPEEKKIKIRIDRCIFCAQCNDVCPVNCLSMSENFLLANEDRFDSEMIVQ, from the coding sequence ATGCCGACACCAATAGTGTTTGAGTTAATCAAACAACTTTTTCATAGACCTGCAACGAACTGTTTCCCGGTGAAATATTATCCCAGCCAAACAACTGTTACTGATCTTATTAAAAAAGTCCAGGATGGCCAGGTGAAGATAAACTCACCGGTAACGGTACCGGAGAAATTTAGAGGGAAAATAGTCTATGATAGGGAAAAATGTATCGGATGTCGCTTATGTGTTAGGGTATGTCCTTCCCGAGCGATTGAATTTCTTCCGGAAGAAAAAAAGATTAAAATCAGAATTGACCGCTGTATATTTTGTGCACAGTGTAATGATGTTTGTCCGGTCAATTGTCTGAGTATGTCTGAAAACTTTCTTTTAGCAAATGAAGATCGTTTTGATTCAGAGATGATTGTCCAATAA
- the hycI gene encoding hydrogenase maturation peptidase HycI yields MSKNCLLGIGNSLRSDDGAGSFIAQHFKHHNWMVIDGKSAPENYTSVIKNIHPELLVIIDAVEMNLIAGSIRVIPVEKIVSLQLSTHYLSLSYLIEYLTPDCHKIILIGIQPLSTEMSENLSKPVLKACYQLKNLLEKNQLKAIPIFT; encoded by the coding sequence ATGTCCAAAAATTGTCTCCTAGGGATAGGTAATTCCCTAAGGTCTGATGATGGTGCTGGTTCTTTTATTGCCCAGCATTTCAAGCATCATAACTGGATGGTGATAGACGGAAAATCGGCTCCAGAAAACTACACTTCAGTTATTAAAAATATTCATCCTGAACTGTTGGTAATTATCGATGCTGTTGAAATGAATCTTATTGCAGGTAGTATTAGGGTAATCCCCGTAGAAAAAATTGTTTCCCTGCAACTTTCCACTCATTACCTGTCTCTGTCCTATCTCATAGAATACTTGACTCCTGATTGCCATAAAATCATACTTATCGGTATTCAACCTCTTTCAACTGAAATGAGTGAAAATTTAAGTAAACCAGTGCTAAAGGCATGCTATCAGCTTAAAAACTTATTGGAAAAGAACCAGCTTAAAGCTATTCCAATTTTCACCTAA
- a CDS encoding SPOR domain-containing protein: protein MRRTRRIYKRKTRSNLETLIILVGAIVILSIAFYMAREKSFLPPEKLESEQQTISREEMVKVGEEEQREIDQLIAQDIPNGERPTESEAPIPQKPVEREVSSQTTEQMAQKESDLVSRQTVTTPTPPKQEVSVSQTETVTPSGTVYTIQVGYFSIESNARDLAREIENRGFQTFVIEHNKAFKVQVGAYSLRAQAEEASQQLKRMGYETWITQR from the coding sequence TTGAGAAGAACCAGACGTATTTATAAAAGAAAAACCAGGAGTAATCTGGAAACCCTCATTATCTTAGTTGGAGCGATAGTTATCTTATCCATTGCCTTTTATATGGCAAGGGAAAAGAGTTTCTTGCCTCCAGAGAAATTAGAGTCAGAACAGCAAACTATTTCTAGAGAGGAAATGGTTAAAGTAGGTGAAGAAGAGCAAAGGGAAATTGATCAGTTAATTGCTCAGGATATTCCTAATGGTGAAAGACCGACTGAATCTGAAGCACCTATACCACAAAAGCCAGTAGAAAGAGAAGTTTCAAGCCAAACAACAGAGCAAATGGCTCAGAAGGAAAGTGATTTAGTATCCCGACAGACTGTGACTACACCTACACCGCCAAAGCAGGAAGTTTCTGTTAGTCAGACTGAAACAGTAACTCCATCAGGTACAGTTTATACCATTCAGGTAGGTTACTTTTCTATTGAGAGCAATGCCAGGGATTTAGCCAGAGAAATTGAAAATCGTGGATTTCAGACCTTTGTTATAGAACACAATAAGGCTTTTAAAGTGCAGGTAGGTGCTTACTCCTTGCGAGCACAGGCTGAAGAAGCTTCTCAGCAATTAAAAAGAATGGGTTATGAAACCTGGATTACCCAGAGATAA
- a CDS encoding redox-sensing transcriptional repressor Rex produces the protein MPQATIDRLSIYHRTLASLIEAKRVNEFSTISSSRLSDITGINPHQIRKDLSYFGEFGKRGIGYPVLELFTKLKEILKSNQKWNLVLAGAGNLGTAFLCYKGFLKRGFIIKAVFDNDMAKVGKKIGNIRIRHIQDMEKFLKEQKIRIGIIAVPSQSAQEVADQMIAGGVRSILNFAPISIKHPRKISIKHIDIAIELEKLVYYLS, from the coding sequence ATTCCGCAAGCTACTATCGATCGATTGTCAATTTATCATAGAACCTTAGCATCTTTGATTGAAGCAAAGAGAGTTAATGAATTTTCTACAATTTCCTCGTCCAGACTGTCAGATATAACCGGCATTAATCCCCATCAGATTAGAAAAGACCTTTCTTATTTTGGTGAATTTGGGAAAAGGGGAATTGGCTATCCTGTCCTGGAATTATTCACTAAATTAAAGGAGATATTGAAATCAAATCAAAAATGGAATTTAGTACTCGCTGGTGCTGGTAATTTAGGGACTGCCTTCCTTTGTTATAAAGGATTCCTCAAAAGAGGCTTTATCATAAAAGCAGTATTTGATAATGATATGGCTAAAGTAGGTAAAAAAATTGGCAATATCAGGATCAGACATATCCAGGACATGGAAAAATTTCTAAAAGAGCAGAAAATACGAATTGGTATTATTGCAGTACCTTCCCAATCGGCTCAAGAAGTAGCTGACCAGATGATTGCTGGAGGAGTCAGGTCAATACTTAATTTTGCTCCTATTAGTATAAAACATCCCCGGAAAATATCAATTAAACATATTGATATTGCTATTGAACTTGAAAAGCTGGTCTATTACTTATCTTAA
- a CDS encoding CBS domain-containing protein — protein sequence MTILHSREKLTLANELIYELKVKDAMTSKVIFFGEQATFREIQLSLKQNRISGVPILDEQKNIIGIVSIDNVITALDEDYVNDTVKDYMTKDVITIPQNYSLVSAIKKFERYKFGRLPVTGNAHSRKIVGIITMGDILNRLLLTIQTIAEKVEQKENRNYQLSDTLIKNTPQKPLRFEVKKADFDNAGRVASIIRTYLQKMTIDKQIIRRVAIICYEAEMNISIHSLGGYISVELEQNSIIITAVDYGPGIPDIEEAMKPGFTTASEQIRALGFGAGMGLPNIKKCADHLELESSMETGTILKAVIHIGG from the coding sequence ATGACAATTTTACATTCCAGAGAAAAATTAACTTTAGCCAATGAGCTGATTTATGAGTTAAAAGTGAAAGATGCTATGACCAGTAAGGTAATTTTTTTTGGTGAGCAGGCTACCTTTCGTGAGATTCAATTGTCTTTGAAACAAAATAGAATTTCAGGAGTTCCAATCCTGGATGAGCAGAAAAATATAATTGGCATTGTCAGTATTGATAATGTAATTACTGCTCTGGATGAAGATTATGTGAACGATACGGTAAAAGATTATATGACTAAAGATGTGATAACCATTCCTCAAAATTATTCTTTGGTTTCAGCTATAAAGAAGTTTGAAAGATATAAATTTGGTCGTTTACCGGTAACAGGGAATGCCCATTCCCGTAAAATAGTTGGTATCATAACTATGGGAGATATTTTAAATCGACTGCTGCTAACTATTCAAACCATTGCCGAGAAAGTGGAACAAAAAGAAAACAGAAATTATCAGCTTTCCGATACCTTAATTAAGAATACTCCACAGAAACCACTTCGTTTTGAAGTCAAAAAAGCTGACTTTGATAATGCTGGCAGAGTAGCCAGTATCATAAGAACTTATCTACAAAAAATGACCATAGATAAACAGATTATTCGAAGAGTTGCCATTATTTGTTATGAGGCAGAGATGAATATTAGTATCCATTCCTTGGGGGGATATATTTCAGTAGAATTGGAACAGAATAGTATTATTATTACTGCTGTTGATTATGGGCCAGGTATTCCGGATATAGAAGAAGCAATGAAACCTGGTTTTACAACTGCTTCTGAACAGATCAGAGCTTTAGGATTTGGTGCAGGCATGGGTTTGCCCAATATAAAAAAATGCGCTGATCATCTAGAATTAGAATCTTCTATGGAAACCGGTACTATTTTAAAAGCAGTTATCCATATAGGAGGATAG
- a CDS encoding DRTGG domain-containing protein, with protein sequence MKLSQIIVRCSLQKIVFCSDEEIKTGYCGDLMSDVIAHASNDSVWITIQAHKNSIAVALIKDIRAIIFTNNVEINQELIEKAREEQINLLRTEKNSFQICGLLYQMLGGKSDQD encoded by the coding sequence ATGAAATTAAGCCAGATTATAGTTAGATGTTCTTTGCAGAAGATTGTATTCTGTTCAGATGAGGAAATCAAAACAGGTTATTGTGGAGATTTAATGTCAGATGTTATTGCCCATGCCAGCAATGATAGTGTATGGATTACTATCCAAGCACATAAAAACAGTATAGCTGTAGCGCTGATCAAGGATATAAGGGCAATTATCTTTACCAATAATGTAGAAATAAACCAGGAATTGATAGAAAAAGCCAGGGAAGAACAGATTAATCTATTGAGAACTGAAAAAAATTCTTTTCAAATATGTGGTCTATTGTACCAGATGCTGGGAGGCAAATCTGATCAAGATTGA
- a CDS encoding PHP domain-containing protein: MVYCTRCWEANLIKIDLHIHSSLSACGENIMSPQNILKKAEKSGFNLIAITDHNAVAHSILISKINKKSSVNVILGIELTTREEIHLLGYFPDEFSMREMEKKINDCLPKMNNKPSFFGDQLIYDEKGEIVEIDYMLRQNALQISLDELIDFIHFLGGIAIPAHINRDYCSIKSQIGFLDPTSNFDAVEVSRFEWINKKYEIGDLLEGFPVISGSDSHFLEDIGTFFLEVKDDNHVIDFNSLQDFLRKTGNEKYSGPSL; the protein is encoded by the coding sequence GTGGTCTATTGTACCAGATGCTGGGAGGCAAATCTGATCAAGATTGATTTACATATTCACTCTTCTCTTTCAGCGTGTGGGGAAAATATTATGTCACCACAAAATATATTGAAAAAGGCAGAAAAAAGTGGATTCAACCTAATTGCTATTACTGATCACAATGCGGTTGCCCATTCGATTTTAATTAGTAAAATTAATAAAAAAAGCTCGGTTAATGTTATTCTCGGGATTGAGCTGACTACCCGGGAAGAGATTCACTTATTGGGTTATTTCCCAGATGAATTTAGTATGAGAGAGATGGAGAAGAAGATAAATGATTGTCTGCCAAAAATGAATAATAAACCTTCTTTTTTTGGTGACCAGCTAATCTATGATGAAAAAGGAGAGATAGTTGAAATAGATTATATGCTAAGACAAAATGCTTTACAAATAAGCTTAGATGAGTTGATTGACTTCATTCATTTTCTGGGTGGAATAGCAATACCGGCTCATATTAATAGAGATTACTGTAGTATAAAAAGCCAGATAGGTTTTTTAGATCCTACTAGTAATTTTGATGCAGTAGAAGTATCAAGATTCGAATGGATAAATAAGAAATATGAAATAGGAGATTTACTGGAAGGATTCCCGGTAATTAGCGGTTCAGATAGCCACTTTTTGGAAGATATTGGAACATTTTTTTTGGAAGTAAAAGATGATAATCATGTAATAGATTTTAACTCATTGCAAGATTTTCTAAGGAAGACCGGAAATGAAAAATATAGCGGACCATCTCTTTGA
- a CDS encoding ATP-binding protein translates to MKNIADHLFDIIENSVNAGANEVIVKITYTKSIFFCSISDNGKGIIGQEVLDPFVTSRKTRRVGLGLPLLKRTAEDTGGYLKIRRINKKGGTALQFKIDMSHIDAKPFGDLAWTFTDIFFAWPEINLKLFITKEDREELILDFLELRNEIAKGLKNYIKIRKHIYEVLQKEFKKINIR, encoded by the coding sequence ATGAAAAATATAGCGGACCATCTCTTTGATATTATAGAAAATTCAGTTAATGCCGGGGCAAATGAAGTTATTGTGAAAATAACTTACACTAAAAGTATTTTTTTTTGTAGCATTTCCGATAATGGGAAAGGAATTATTGGGCAGGAAGTATTAGATCCTTTTGTAACTTCTAGGAAGACCAGAAGAGTTGGACTGGGTCTTCCCTTATTAAAAAGAACAGCAGAGGATACCGGCGGATATTTAAAGATAAGAAGGATAAATAAAAAAGGAGGGACTGCGCTTCAATTTAAGATAGACATGTCTCATATTGATGCCAAACCTTTTGGTGATTTGGCTTGGACTTTTACAGATATATTCTTTGCCTGGCCGGAAATTAATCTTAAATTATTTATTACAAAAGAAGATAGAGAGGAACTGATTTTAGATTTCCTGGAATTACGCAATGAAATTGCTAAAGGATTAAAAAATTATATAAAAATAAGAAAACATATTTATGAGGTATTACAAAAAGAATTTAAAAAAATAAATATTAGGTAA
- a CDS encoding (2Fe-2S) ferredoxin domain-containing protein has product MKNLEELKMMREKVKKDLKLRSGKHRVKIVVGMGSCGIAAGARETMNEFLELIEKSKKTDIIITASGCFGFCAQEPMIHVYVEEDRPVTYRNVDVEAARTIFNDHVLNNRVVEKYLFSKGKK; this is encoded by the coding sequence ATGAAAAATTTAGAAGAACTAAAAATGATGCGGGAGAAGGTAAAGAAAGATTTAAAGCTTAGATCGGGAAAGCATCGTGTCAAGATAGTAGTAGGAATGGGTAGTTGTGGAATAGCTGCTGGGGCGAGAGAAACAATGAATGAATTCTTGGAATTGATTGAAAAAAGCAAAAAAACGGATATTATTATTACCGCTTCAGGATGTTTTGGTTTTTGCGCCCAAGAACCTATGATTCATGTGTATGTAGAAGAAGATAGACCGGTAACTTATCGCAATGTTGATGTAGAAGCAGCAAGGACAATCTTTAACGATCATGTTTTAAACAATAGAGTAGTAGAAAAATATTTATTTTCAAAGGGGAAAAAATAA
- the nuoE gene encoding NADH-quinone oxidoreductase subunit NuoE: MSETTIIKNDECTVEEKYQELGSFIRDNQEKRGYLIPVLYKAQSLFGYLPSEVQKFVAEEMNISVSEVFGVVTFYSYFKTQPVGRHTITICMGTACYVRGAKKILEALENKLGIKIGETTEDLRFTLGEQRCFGSCGMAPVIMIDNEVHGRLTPSKLDAILEKYK, encoded by the coding sequence ATGAGTGAAACAACTATCATTAAAAATGATGAATGCACTGTTGAAGAAAAGTACCAGGAATTAGGGAGTTTTATTAGAGATAATCAAGAGAAAAGGGGCTATTTAATCCCCGTCTTGTATAAAGCGCAATCCTTGTTTGGTTATTTACCTTCAGAAGTCCAAAAATTCGTTGCCGAGGAGATGAATATTTCTGTTAGTGAAGTATTTGGAGTGGTTACATTTTATTCTTATTTCAAAACACAACCTGTAGGTCGGCATACTATTACAATCTGCATGGGAACAGCTTGTTATGTAAGAGGTGCTAAAAAGATTCTGGAGGCATTAGAAAATAAATTGGGTATAAAGATAGGAGAAACAACAGAAGATCTGAGATTTACTTTAGGAGAACAACGTTGTTTTGGGTCATGCGGAATGGCTCCAGTTATTATGATTGACAATGAAGTTCATGGTCGGTTAACTCCCAGTAAATTAGACGCAATTTTAGAGAAATACAAATAG